TTGCGTGGCTAATTCATATAAAGATCTCATCACATCCAGCAGTGGAAATGTGACAATGAAAAGATGCAAAATTTGATGAGGGCGTGGGTGAGACGCCACTAGCAGGCACCAGCTCATGGGCTGACATTGCCTAGAAGAGGTGACCTGCAAAGAGCTTGAATCAGCACCCTAGACACCTCTGTGGACAAGTCTTGCTCTGGAGGTTGCAAACCATCAATCTCCTGCTgtaaggaggggctggagggaaacTCAAGGGCCTAACCCACATCCTCAAAGGGGTTTAGGCAGGAagtaggcccagatcttcaaaggtatgtAGATGACACagtgctcccccaccccaatgtggGGGAAATCTGCAGCCCCATGTGCACCTTGGGGCCCAGCTCCAGTTCCGTGGAAGGGCCCTATTGGGGAGCTGGGGGTAGGAGATACTTGGGGCTGggaggtgtgtgtatggggagctacaggcagggtgcctttatgggtggggcagtgctgggggggagtATGTGGGAGGCTAGAGGATGGGTGGCTTTATGGGGCCAGGGGGGTGGTAtatggggagctgggggcagtgTATGGAAGGCTAGGGGCAGGGTGGCTTGGGGGATATatgggaggcaggggtggggttggggggtgtaTGGGAAGCTAGGGGcagggtggcagggcagagccaggaggcAGGTTTGGGGGGTGTATGGGAGGCCAGAGGAAGAGTGGCGGTGTGGGCGGGCAGGGATGGGGATTGAGGGAGTGTATGGGAGGCTAGGGCAGGGTGGCTTGGGTGGGGTGGGTCTGGTGGGCCAGGGTGgtgtatgggggaaaaaatgcgGGGCGGTTGGGGGAGGTGTATGGGAGACCTTAGGCGGCCAGGTTGAAAGGCTGGGGGGGTGTATGGGGGAGCTTGTGGACCAGTTGTGCGTTTGGGATGGTGTAAGTGTAGGCTAGGGGCAGGGTGGCTTTGGCGCGTGGTTGGTGGGTGGTGTAAtgggtggctggggcagggtgttggtgGTGATATAGGGAAAACTAGGGGCGGGCAGGTGGGGGGATGTATTGGAGGCAAATGGTATGGGAGACTAGGGAGCAGGGTTGAGGCGTAAGGGGTTGTAGGGGAGCTGGGACCAGGGTGGTTGGGGGGGTTATGCGCTGAGGCTAAGGGGCAGGGTCGGCTTTGCGGCCAGGGTTGGGGTGGGTGTATGGGTGGCTAGGTGTCAGCGGCTGGTTGAGGGTGTTATTGGGAAACTAGGGGCACGCGTTGGGGGGGATGTTATGGAGAGACTAGGGGTGGGGCGGGCGGTTGCTGGGGATTAATGGGAGACTAGGGGTCAGggtgagtttggggtgtaggGCGGAGCTGGGGACAGTAGGTGGTTGGGTGGGATGTATGGGAGGCTAGGGCCGGTGGCTTTGGGTGGGTGGGGAATGTAacgggagctggggcagggtttgggggccGTATGGGCATGCTGGGGTGTATGGGGACTAGGGGCAGAGGGCGGGAATGCATGTAGGCGGGGTTGGGGGTATATGGCAGACTAATGTGGCAGGACCGGGGTGGGCGCGATATATGAGGCGGTGCGGGGGTATGAGAGACTAGTGGTGGGGGTGGTTtgggctggctgggcagggcaggggattaaTTGGtagctggggcagggcggggtggggggatgtatggggcggtgctgggggttatGAAGAACTCGGGTGTGGGGTGGCTGGGCAGGTCAGGGGGAGTGCatgggaggctgggggtgggggtggggattatGGGGACGGTGTCCGGGGGGTAATGGGGGACTAGGGCGAGGTGGGGGGATGTATGGGAGGCTGGGCAGGGTGGTTTGGGGGTATAAGAGACTAGTGGTGGGTGTGgcttgggctgggcaggggaatgATGGGAGGCTGGGGGCAAGGGTGGTGTTGGGGGGGATGAAGAAGACCTgtgtggggggcttggctgggcagGGGAATGTATGGGGCGGTGTCGGGGTATGGGGAACTAGGGGCGAGGTGGGGGGATGTATGGAGGCtgggcagggcggggtggggacGTAATGGGGCGTGCTCGGGGGTTTGGGGACTAGGGCGGGTGGGGGGATGTAGGGAGGCGTGGGGGCAGTGCGGGTGGGGGGATGTGTAGGGGACTAGGCGGCAGGTGGGGGGATGTATGGgaggtctgggggcagggggggcgtgGGGTATGAGAAGACTAAGTGGTGGGGTGgcttgggctgggcagggggagtgaatgggaggctggggcagggcggcgGGGATGTAATGGGGGCGGAGTCGGGGGGTATGGGGGActaggggcggggtggggggatgtatgggaggctggggcaggcggGCGGGGGGGTATGGGGCGGTGCCGGGGGGTTTGGGGACCTAGGGCGGGGGGGGTGCCGGGGGGTTTGGGGGACTAGGGGCGGGGTGGTTGGGGGGCCGGAACACGAGCCCAAAGGCAGCAGCGACGACCCAGCCAGAAGCCGGCGCGCAGGCCCCGCTCTCCCTAGCTACCGGACGGCCCCGGAAGCGCGGGCGGTCTCCAGGAAGTGACGCGCACCCCGGCGATGGCGGAAGCGGAGGCCGCAGGGGGGTAGATGAAGCAGTTTAATGGCGGCGGGGGGGTCGGGCTGGAGCCCGAGCGGGGCCGCTTCCCCTACTGCGTGGTGTGGACGCCAATCCCCGTGCTGACGTGAGTGCGCCGCGCGGCGGATCCGTGTGGCCAGGGCCCCGCTCGGGCCTAGCTCCGTGTGTCCGGCGCTGCCCTGTGCCCCGGCTCCCCCCCCCCGGTTAGACATGGGGGGCCGCCTAGCCTGGCCCCGGAGCGCGGCCATGGGGCTCTTCCCTCCCGGCCTGCCACATGCTGCCGCGCGCCCGGGCCGCCTGGGCGGCTTATCCCGGGGGGGCTTAAACCCGTTCGGAAGTGACACGAGTGACGCTTCCCGCCGGAGAAGGATCTTTGGGGGAGCCGGTAGTGGCGTACGGATCCCTCCTGAAacccctccctgggctgggaccaacCAACCGAAACTAAAACCCCGCGGCCTGGCGGGGGCGGGAAACGAGGCGGCCTTGTAGCGGCTGAGACACTGACGCGTTTATCTGAGCACCAGCTTCCGGGGGCTGGAACCCGCTTCCTCAGCAGCGGGGCTGTGCGGTGCCACGCGGGGGCTCCTCGTGtctgctgatgcagactaacacggctgccactcggGAACCTGTAGGAGAAACGTGAGCTGAGGGACCAGCACCAGCGTCAAAAGCCAAGGGGCTCTGCGCTGCTCGTGTGGAGACCCGGGTTTGAATGTCCAGCGTCTAGCGCCCTTGTCCCGCCGGAGCTGGCGGTGCTGCAGAGGCAGTTCATCCCGCCCCGGAGTCACAGGAGAGCCTGCTTGACCGGGAGTAGCTTGATGAGGTCGACAGTGTCCTGGCCAGTTATCCTAAATACATATAGTGGCTGTGAAGCTTGGCTCTGGGTTAGGGGGTAGAAATGGTGGATCCTGGGGGTACAATTAGGAACCGTGAaggttctttcccctcccctctcctatgCTTCAAATCTAATAGAAGCTTCCCACTAAAATGGGCATGGATGATCACTAGGGCAGCCAGGAGCCGACTCACAATCACTGCTTTCTCTGTGGCTTTTCTCCTCACTATAACATAAACATTTGTCTAGTGCAAACCCCATGACTTCTCAGGTTTTCCTGTAAGAAGGCATGGTCTCATGTCAAAGTTGCTTCTGAGCAGCTGCGTGAATGTTTACAGTTGGCTCTAGATATGCCTAGTGTAGCAGCATGTGGATTTATTAACGGTTTGAAACAATTAACTTATTTATTAAATAGTTTGAAACAatttgagaaaaaatatttacaattccTTTGTAATGATGGGAACAACCCAAACACAGCCATCTCTAGTGATGACCGAACAAGTACATGCAAAATCAGCACACTAGAAAGAGGCATTTGGAAGCAATATAACCTTTTGCTGCAATCTGACTAAAACATCCAAAGCCATaatgaaattattttgatttGTTGCTAGTTTTTTTCAGAGGCTAGGGATTAGTTGTAGCAGAGCTGAGACAAAGGAGAAAAGATATTTTATGCAGTGTACTAGAAATCTGAATGATAGCCCTTCAACCTTTGGTGAAGAAGAAAAACCATATTACAGTTTTTATGTTAATGAATGCTCTAAGGTTGCAGACCAGCTTTCATTCTAACTCCTGTTTTCACCTGCTTAAACATTCCAGGCTTTGTCTCTTCCCAAAgtactgtttaaaaaagaaaagtgaggggaaaaaatcttttcagCTTTTTAATTAGCTGATTAAGGAGCTCCTTTTAACAGACCACTGGGTATCTTTGTTTTCCCCTGGATTTCCCCTCCTATATCAGTATTGACGACTTCCTGCGGGATCATCAGAAATGTCATGAGATGGTTGTGATGCTGTGAAATTTCTTGTTGTTTGGCACAATTATCaaattttcctcttctcttcccagtcCCCTGGGCCATTCAGTCCCAATATCTGAATTTAGAGTTGTAAAACTAGGTACTTTTTTTAATGTAGACATGTCTTttgcaaggggggttggatgggtggggagttctgagaggggcagtcagggcagaaggtgggaggggttggatagggggcaggggcaaggctgTTTTGGGGGCACAGCTTTCTCTACGCGGCTATCCATGCAGTTTTGccccctgatgtggccctcgagccaaaaagtttgcctacccctgatttagaacTTCAGCCCCAACaacatcagggccggctctaggttttttgcagcCCCAGGCTCAGGTGGGTACTGGGGCTCGCAGGCGGCGCTGGAAGCGGAGGGAGTGATGTCACCTTCTCCCAGCGCCTGCAGGGGCTTTACCgctcccccacccagccacacAGAAAAGCCCCGATGTAAGGGGTGGCACAAGGCAGCGCAGCAGCCAGTGCGCAGATAAGGCAGTGCTGCCTCGGCTCCCTGGCAGGAttcaccctctcctccccacgTAGCAGCTGGGCCCTGGCAGCTCAGCATCCCGGGGCTGGGGCTTCGCCTTCCCGCTGCAGCCGGGGGTGCGGCGCCCTCATCCTGTCTAAGTGGTGCAGCTCCGAGAGCACAATTGCCCTGAAAAAAAGGATGGtcggaatgccgcccctggaagtgtgctgccccaagcacatgcttgcttcactggtgcctagagccggtcctgaaCACCATCATGCCAGTATATGGCAGTCAaaatgtgaaactgactataaaacTCCCCCTATGTTAAAGTGAAAGTGCCTGATTTGTTTTCATTGTCTAAGTTAGTGAAATGCAAACAATAAACAGTgtaaatggtgaaaagtaaataCAAGTCATTAGGGGGCTGGGGAGATTGGCTTAGCCCAGCCTATAAATATTTAGTGCTAAACAACAACTACGGCCTGGTCCGCACTtgaaaattagatcaacctagcaacagtcgctcagggctgtgaaaacaGTTGCTCCCTGAATGCTgtggttaggtcaacctaacctcCAGCATAGACGCAGCTAGGTCTACTGCCCTATAGAGTGGTGAATTAATTACAGCAAAAACCCTTCCGTTGATATAGGAAGCGTCTATGctacagtggtgtagctgcagcgcttgtagtgtagacatagcgttAGGGTAGGGAACGTAACTCTGCTAGTTCCTGAAGGCTGTAAATAccaaggagggaggagaagattTTAGGATAGCACAGGATAATtggataaaaatataaagtgatgtCAAGAAACCTTTGGAACAACAGGACCATTTAGGCTAGGAAATATTCTTCCTAGTGGCAGAAGCGCGTGGCCTTGGACACACACAACTAGTTTTCAATGCAAAACAGTCCTGGTGTCTCTTGTTCTAGACTTAGATTGTAAatcccttggggcagggacctggtccgtgactagggctcctaggtgatGGCGGTGTTGAAGTATTTGGACTATTGTAAGTATTGGTATAAAGGTGGGTTAGATGACCTAATAATTGTTTTCACTGATAACTTAGGAGATTGTTTGTCTTCAGGAAAGCTTCCTTCTAGAGCCAGTGCGTTTACCCAGATAAACAAAACGGGATCTTTGCTTCAGAAAGATTGAAGTGCTCATTCCTTCCTGGTCTCAGATGGTGTGCGCAGTGGTGTATTTTGAGAGCAGCATCAGGCCCTGAGACTCCTGTCCTTGTAATAACTGCAATTCATCATATTAAAAGCTTAAAGTCTTGGTGCCAATGCAAAGAAGCCTACATTTGTGGAAATGCTTGTCAGGGGAGGTGGGtttggactgtgtgtgtgtgtgtgtgtgtgtgtgtgtgtcctagcTCTGCCAATTTGTGCTCAGCTAGTTGTCATGTCTCTTCTTCCAGCCCCACGCACCTACATCTAACTTGCTTTCTCCGTCTATTTTGTACCACACCGATCATTGTGTAGCCATTCTAGCAGGGGCGTGTGATCAGGGTGAGACAGTTGACTCAGACATTTCATTTGTTACCTTGGTAGATGGCTCTTCCCTATCATCGGCCACATGGGTATCTGTACGTCGACTGGAGTCATTCGGGACTTTGCAGGCCCGTACTACGTCTCTGTAAGTAGATGATGATTCTAGTTGATAAATGAGGAGCATGAAGTTGGCCTGGTTCCTGCCTTCCTCAAATGCTTGTGAACAGTTTTCTTGATGTTTCACATTTCCAGAGTGAAATTGAAAGCTTGAAATAATTGCTGGGTAAATCCCTGAAGAGCAGAGAACTGctgcatgtttcatttttttccactggCTAACTCTGTATTGGATTCAGGGCAGATACAGCCATGTTAGTCACCTTTGTGTTGAGGGCTGGCCAGCGCAGATAAGCTGGTTACTGCGATCAAGGATGGACTAATTTGTTTTCTTGAGCAATAAAGGAAGGGTGTCTTTGGACCTCTTGTACTTCCAGAGAAGCATTAGATTCCAGTGGCAAGGGTTAGTCTGATGTGTCCCACAACACAGGTGAATGTTGCCATTTTGGGGTCAAAATCAGGAGTCCAATGTTAGTGTAACTTAGAGATTGAGGGGGCTAGGAGAAGATGCATTTTACAATAACACACTTTCATTGGACTGACTGAAAGTCATGCCCACTTATCAACACATAAGTTGTACTCACTCTGTCAGGCTAAGTCTTAATGTGATGGATTTAGTCTGTCTGTGTAATTCATGCTGGGAGACCAGCAGATGTGACAAGAGTTTTTTTACCTATTAATAAAAGCACAATTCTGAAATAAAGGGAATCAAGAAGGAAACAATAAGGTATATGCGCCGTAAGGATGGAAGATGTAGCAATGTACATAGAACCGAACTCGCATTCCAACAGCAGTAGAATCAGTATTAATGAGACTCTAAACCTGTGTGCATCCAAATATGATCTGTGTCTAGGTAAAATGAGACTACTGAGGAAAGAACTTGATAATTACCGATAACTCATACCACTAAACAAGCCTAGAGTCTGGCCTTTCAGGAAAGACATGTGTATTGAATTTTGTCTGATCTGTGTTCTGAAAGATCTTTCCCCTTTGTGTAGGAAGACAACATGGCATTTGGGAAGCCGGTGAAGTAAgtgccactgttttttttttattaaacttttaacAAATTCACATGGAAATGTCCTTAATTCACTGAAACCAACATAAATATGTAGTAATATGGGTAACGTTCTCCGAGATCAAAGGCCCTAATTCAACGGGGCAGCTAGCGTATCTGTGCTTCCCAAGAGAGAACATTACATTAAATCTCTGATTAGAAGCATGACTGGAAAGTTATGGTATTAAAATAATGAGAGAGTCAAAATTTACATGACTATTACAGCAGTTAAGACTTCATATTAAAGTAGAATTTGTGGCAATCAGTTGCTGAAAGTAAGTGATATCAAAAATTGAGTGAGAAACAGTTCATATTCACAtcttggttttgttgttgttttttgccaCAATGCAGATCAAAATATTTGTTCATCAGCTCCTGATTTTTGTACTTTTATTCAAATAAACAAGTATGTGGATAGAATTAGGGTTTTAAATTCCACATGAAAACTGGAGTTCAGAACCTAATTTGTTACCTGTAGAATAATCCCTTGCTATCCAAGGTGTAACTGCTTTAGGTTTGGGGGGCGGTTAAGCGTAGGCTTCTGATGCCCTCTTATCACATGCACCTCTCTTGAACAATGCAGTTCCTTTAGTTCACTGAGCCTCATTAATGGATGACTGCGGGTTTGTCTGCTGTCTTCTgctttaaatagccccttagtggggaaggaaagaaaactgTGAAAGAGTAGAAGGTCTAGCATTTAAACTAGGGGTTCTGTTGTCTTCTTTGTCAGGTACTGGAAACTGGATCCCACCAAAGTGTACTCCAGCGGTCCCAATGCTTGGGATACAGCTGTGCATGATGCCTCTGAAGAGTACAAGCATCGAATGGTAAGACTTGAAGCCCAGCCTCACTAGTCTTGATTTAACCAGGTGCAGTGGAACAGGATTtgctttgtattttttcttaacaAAATGCTTCTCTTCTAGAGCTTGGACAAACCTTGTAATGTTTCCTGCTCttctcccatctgtgaaatgaaagTTCTGGATGGGTTGATCCTTTTTATGAAGCAGTTGATAAGAGCTATGTGATCAAAGCGAGTTCTTGACTGTTTTCTGTGTCATGCTCATGTCTCTGCATCTTCACACTTGCCTAGTGAAAAGCTTATGTTCTTGCACTGGTCCTCCACCTCTGAGGAAATACGGAATCAGAATCCTGCTGCCTGCTTACTGCTGAACGGGGAGTAAGCCCTGGGGAATATACCCTCTCAGCAGCTGGTTCTGAACTAGCATCCAAAAGCACCAGTAGGATTGGGGTCCTGTTGAATTCGATTAGATTGTctccctgccctggagaacttCTTACCTGGCTAATTTTAGGGGACAATCCTGCCCCAGACAGAAATGGGATGGACCTAGAGGAACCTAATGGATACCGAAGAATTCTTAACTTCATGTCTCTTTCTATTATAGCACAATCTTTGCTGTGACAACTGCCACTCCCATGTGGCTCTGGCCTTAAACCTGATGAGATACGATAACAGCAGCTCCTGGAACATGGTCAAACTTTGCTTCCTCTCCTTCCTGTATGGGAAGTATGTAAGGTGAGCTGCAGACCAATCCAGGTCGAGCAGACAAGGGCTAGCTTCTCAAAGTTTCTGAGCCCTCAGTGTTTCTCACTACCCCAAGAGACGAGGTTAAGCTTTTCACCCATATGTCTTTCAGTTGTGTATTGAGGACAGTAGGGCTCAGCTGGTGGCATATCTGCCCTTGTCTGGATGATTGTGGGCTCAGTGCCTCTAAGGAATCCTGACACTAGCACAGAGCTGAGTTGGCAGGCTTGCTGTCCTTTTTACTAAGCTGTTAAGAGCAGATTCCCATGACTGGTGAAAGCTCAAGAGGAAAAAGATCAACCCTATACCTCCGTTAAAGGCCAAGGTGTGGTGTGTGAGGTTTCGCTGAGCTTGTGATCTCCTGAAACACTAGTATTCAATGCTTTTGGGGGCTTGGCCTATGAAAAGTGCAAGCTAAACCAAATCGTAGTCTATAGCTCCCCAGGAAGTCTTTGGCTGCCTGACCCCGGGGTCTGGCCACCACTTGTAATGTTCATAACTGTGACCATACTTGGCAGTGGCCTATGTCAACCAGTCacagattttcttctcttttgtgtTGTAATAAAACAAGTCCAGTTCTTTTTTATTAGGGCTTCCACCCACTGCTCTTTGGATTTTTCTCCCAGTCCTTTACCACCAAAATTTCTTTCAGCACCATAATAGCGTTCACGTgggctttttaaacaaaaaaactttagtGTCAGTTTCTCAGTCCTGGAGAATATGATCCTCTCTGGCCACAGAGCAGGGCGGTGGAGTACAAGCTTCCCCAATGCTGTCCTGCCAATGTGTTTTACCCCTGTTGGGAGGGGGCGTTTAGGAGAGTTCAGTCACTGTGCCTTATTCAGTCCTTGGCCCTTATACTCAGGTTGCCAACTGTAATGACATTTCATTGCATTTTTGTAACATGGGAATTTATCCCCTAGGACTGATCTGATGTCACCGTCCCCTTTCATATTAGCCACCAAATAACCAGCTAGTGCTAActgctgggctggatttgaactgacaGCAGAgaccaagctggaagggcatatcaagtggggtcccacacagatcagttctgggtcaggttctgttcgatatcttcatcagtgatttggaTCAGGGCATAGAGTGTACTCTTACGAAATTTGTgggtgataccaagctgggaggggttgcaaatgctttggagtatcagattaaaattcaaaatgacctggacaaactggagaaatggtctgaagtaaacaggatgaaattcaataaggacacatgcaaagtgctccgcttaggaaggaacaatcagttgcacacatacaaactgagAAAGGGCTGCCTAGGAAAGAATGCTGcacaaagggatctgggggttatagtggatgacaggctaagtatgagtcaacagttagGATGATAGTTCCTCCCTTTCCGGCCTGCAACTCTCCAATTATCCCCAaacatttctctccctccctacccccataCACACCCTCATTATCCCTTGTCAACAGGGTCTCTCTTgaatcctctttctctctcttgcagcATAGGGGGGTTCATGAAGACCTGGCTTCCCTTTGTCCTTTTCTTGGGGGTGATCCTGACGGTTGTTCTGACCCTTCACTTGCGATGATGGATACTGTGCTTCCCTTCCTCTTGGTGCACAAGGGATAAAACTTGCTGGATCCAACAGGCTggggagacaggacactgggagTCGCTACAAGAGAAGATGTCATCTTCACTCGATCGTAACGACTCTCATTTTTGCTTCCTGGGACTGGTgtctgtcttttgttttgttctgtcatTGAGGTCTCCCAGTGTTTGGGCCTCTGAATTCTGCTGCTCACCCCCCTGCTGGTTGGTTTTGGGAACATACTCTGTAAGTGATGATCTCAACACAGGGTGATGTTGCAAGGGCTAAACCTGCCTCCTTAGCACAAGCAAATACTCATTGTAAGGTTTTCTGTGATCCCAGGCTGCCTTTACATTACTACTTATTTCCTCTCAGTAAACGTCATGTGCTTCTTAACTGTTACACTGCCCAGGTACAGGGCAAGTTCTGAATTtctgaggaggagaggagggatccCCTTATTGCACAAATCTCCTCTAGCACACATTTTCAAGTGGAGATTCAAGTTTATTGGTGGCCATGTTCACCTACTGCGGCATGTAATGCCGCTGTGCTCGCGTACACTCTCCCTTGTAGCTGGTAGTGAAACAACAAAGGTGCTGGTGCCAAAGTGTTCCTCTGATAACATTCATGAGCATTCTCCTGTGGCAGGACAGCTCTGCTGTAAACTAGCAGCCTCAGAATGAGGGGAACTGCTCAAAAGCGTGCATAGATATCAGGCTGTGGAATGGCTCGTAGCAGTTTGTGCACTTCCAGTAGCATATTACTGCAGAGGTCAGAACGTGCACATCTGATCCATGACGTGCACAATGTAGCTCCCTTGCTCCTGCCTTTGCCACATCTTCCTAAAATTGCCACTCTTCTCCTGCAACAGTTTCCTTTTCTGGAGTCCCTAACCCTTGTATACCACAGCTTGGCCAGGCCCTTGCAATAGGCTTGGTGATGTGACAGCAGCAACAGCATCCTGGTGGGACAGTATGTTTAACTGTGGGTCTCTAAACCTCTGTGCTGTGCTCTGGAGTGAAATACTTGAATTCCAAGCCAGCTGGTgagtataaaatatttattaaaagaagTGTTTGAAGACACAAGTGCAGTTAACCGCTTCCCTTAGGCCTGGGTCTGTGAAAGTAGCGTCTGTCCCATAGTGCCGGGTGGTGACAGTTTTCCTACAGCTGGTCTCAGGTTAATGAACATGAAGATCTATTCACTTCCAGAGCAGATTCATTATTACACTTTGAAAAGATGGGGATGCTGCATTACACTACCATGGAAGCACTAGACTGTGCCTCATGTGGCCCCATATGAAAGCTAGAAAGTGATTATTGGTGAAGCTGCCAACTTGATAGCCCTAGAATCTGCTCACTCGCCAGAGTAGAGAGAGCACAGAAGTGGGCTGGGCAAGCGTCTCATAGAGGTTGACCAATAAATGTGCCTCAGTCCTGAGCTGGAGGCACTTCCTGGGAAAATCCGTTTGTTCATTCCTTAGCCTCTCTGCTAAGGGTGCCACCCAGGGTACCCATTGTGGTGGCTGGCTTCTATGAGGTGGCCATTTGTCTGCTGTGAACTGGGGCAAGCACACCGCCTCAGTCACAGGGCAGGGATTAATTTTTCAACTCTGATGCTTTTAAAAGGACAATTCTGTACCTCAGCCAATGAATTCCAGCCTCAAGTAACTGTCATCAGTTGCTCTCTAAATCCCTTGCTTAGCTTCATGCCACTTTCACTGGTTCCTATGCCTCTTGAAAGACAATTCCAAACCACACTTGTAGCTTTGAGCTCTCTGTTTGCTCTCCTCCAGCTCGGGGAGAAAAGGGGCTTCTCGTGTGCAGCGTCATCTCTCCTCACTGGCATCCAATTCTCTTTATCACCGAACACTTTCCTTTCTAGCCTAGGAAGGAggctgtgtagacactgccttgTCTTTCCCTTACACCTGGAACTGAAATTctcttctctgtttctctccAGCATTTGGTTATTTCAAGCATGAGTGGAGAGCAGGCTGATGCTAAATAAACTCTAGGCTGATTGGATATGAAAGATCTCACATCAGAGTGAACCTTGCAGTGACCGTGTGGTGTCTTACCAAGTTACCTTGTGCTGCTTTGGTTATTACCTGGCGAAGTTACTACTGAGGTAACAAGCCTAGCTAATTGATTAGGAAGGATTCCTACACTGCTTTCCTGTGTTACTGTTTGAAGTGACCTGCCAAGAATGGCATCAGGGAAGACCTAGaaatctctgtgcccagagctaGAAGCCAACCTGCTTTGTGCGATAGCAATAGTCCTGATACGCATTGAGTGAACTTGTAGGAGACCCTGATGTCTTAAGTATACAAGTGTTGCCAAAGTTGAAGCTTTAACCCTGTCAGTGGCTGAAGCAGAAGCAAGTCTATTGACTCCTGTGTATTCAGAAAGCTTgtttgctccccacccccatgtgcgCACACACCCAGAATCTCCTCCCTGCGAGGAGCATTAGAAACTCATTAATAGCTCCAAACTAGAGGATTGTAGGATCTGAAGTGGGGATTGTGCAGTGCACCAGTCAAGTCCTTTAACTGACTGAGGCATCAGGCTGGAAATGAACGA
Above is a genomic segment from Chelonoidis abingdonii isolate Lonesome George chromosome 25, CheloAbing_2.0, whole genome shotgun sequence containing:
- the TMEM222 gene encoding transmembrane protein 222, whose translation is MKQFNGGGGVGLEPERGRFPYCVVWTPIPVLTWLFPIIGHMGICTSTGVIRDFAGPYYVSEDNMAFGKPVKYWKLDPTKVYSSGPNAWDTAVHDASEEYKHRMHNLCCDNCHSHVALALNLMRYDNSSSWNMVKLCFLSFLYGKYVSIGGFMKTWLPFVLFLGVILTVVLTLHLR